Proteins co-encoded in one Opitutus terrae PB90-1 genomic window:
- a CDS encoding RNA polymerase sigma factor, translated as MPATTHLTAKASRSHPSTENLRRATPDAAIDDELVRRFAQGDEAAFVEIMERYRGKIFTVTLGLLRNHADAEEITQDTFIRAHRGLANFRGDSSLATWLYRIAVNLARNRYWYFFRRRRQDSLSLDCALSEDSAATFADLVADVVQDPAQETVAGEFSTLVDLCMEKLDARHREILTLRNVLNRSYEEIATTLGINVGTVKSRIARARENLRTLLAEACPEFAPGAAPGEWFLPSRATYGRPAIACA; from the coding sequence ATGCCAGCCACCACCCACCTCACCGCCAAAGCCTCCCGCTCCCACCCGTCGACCGAAAACCTCCGCCGGGCAACCCCCGACGCCGCGATCGATGACGAACTGGTTCGTCGCTTCGCGCAAGGGGACGAAGCCGCGTTCGTCGAGATCATGGAGCGCTACCGCGGCAAGATCTTCACCGTCACGCTCGGCCTGCTGCGCAACCACGCCGACGCCGAAGAGATCACGCAGGACACCTTCATCCGCGCGCACCGCGGCCTGGCCAACTTCCGCGGCGACTCTTCGCTCGCGACCTGGCTCTATCGCATCGCTGTCAACTTGGCGCGCAATCGCTACTGGTATTTCTTCCGCCGCCGCCGGCAGGACTCGCTGTCGCTCGACTGCGCGTTGAGCGAGGACAGCGCGGCGACCTTCGCCGATCTGGTCGCCGACGTCGTGCAGGATCCGGCGCAGGAAACTGTGGCCGGCGAATTCTCGACGCTCGTCGATCTGTGCATGGAAAAGCTCGACGCCCGGCACCGCGAGATTCTCACGCTGCGCAACGTGCTCAACCGCTCCTACGAGGAAATCGCCACGACGCTCGGCATCAATGTCGGCACGGTCAAGAGCCGCATCGCCCGGGCCCGCGAGAACCTCCGCACGCTGCTGGCCGAGGCCTGCCCCGAGTTCGCTCCGGGGGCCGCACCCGGCGAGTGGTTCCTTCCGAGCCGCGCTACCTACGGCCGCCCCGCCATCGCCTGCGCCTGA
- a CDS encoding inositol monophosphatase, with translation MTSQQLERARRLLCALHRAIRERLIRSRARQGRSFAKVVAVTQADTIYHVDKLSEAVVMEWFESQWPRRWPVELVMEGIPDGEVVTWPRGTPVSETMFKCILDPIDGTRNLMYDKRSAWVLTGLAPQRGSRTALSDIVVAVMTELPTTKQWRADQISVCKGAGRRGVVATAMDLRTGRAKRYWPQPSRARDFRHGFASLVKFFPEGKAAAARIEEGMWSELGCADAQNTALVFDDQYLTTGGQIYELLVGHDRMIADLRPQIFARLGVTTALACHPYDICTELILREAGGIVEAPEGGPLRALLDTTTPVAWVGYANATLARQVRPVLRRLMKAGG, from the coding sequence ATGACCTCCCAGCAACTTGAACGTGCGCGCCGGTTGCTGTGCGCGTTGCACCGGGCGATTCGCGAGCGGCTGATCCGGAGCCGGGCGCGCCAGGGTCGCAGCTTCGCGAAGGTCGTGGCGGTGACCCAAGCCGACACCATCTACCACGTCGACAAGCTGAGCGAAGCCGTGGTGATGGAGTGGTTCGAGTCACAATGGCCCCGCCGCTGGCCGGTCGAACTGGTGATGGAGGGCATTCCGGACGGCGAAGTCGTCACGTGGCCCCGCGGCACGCCGGTGAGCGAGACGATGTTCAAGTGCATCCTCGATCCGATCGACGGCACGCGGAACCTGATGTATGACAAACGCAGCGCGTGGGTGCTGACGGGGCTGGCGCCGCAACGCGGCAGCCGCACGGCGTTGAGCGACATCGTGGTCGCGGTGATGACGGAGCTGCCCACCACGAAGCAGTGGCGGGCGGATCAGATCAGCGTCTGCAAGGGCGCGGGACGGCGGGGCGTCGTGGCCACGGCGATGGACTTAAGGACTGGCCGGGCGAAGCGGTATTGGCCGCAGCCGTCGCGGGCGCGGGACTTTCGTCACGGGTTCGCGTCGCTGGTGAAGTTTTTCCCCGAGGGCAAAGCGGCCGCGGCGCGAATTGAAGAGGGCATGTGGAGCGAACTCGGCTGCGCCGATGCGCAGAACACGGCCTTGGTCTTCGACGATCAGTATCTCACCACGGGCGGACAGATCTACGAGTTGCTGGTCGGGCATGATCGGATGATCGCGGACCTGCGGCCGCAGATCTTCGCGCGGCTCGGGGTGACGACCGCGCTGGCGTGTCACCCTTACGACATCTGCACCGAGCTTATCCTGCGGGAGGCGGGAGGGATCGTCGAGGCGCCGGAAGGCGGGCCCTTGCGCGCGCTGCTGGACACGACCACTCCGGTGGCTTGGGTGGGGTATGCGAACGCCACGCTCGCACGGCAGGTGCGGCCGGTGCTCAGGCGGCTGATGAAGGCGGGAGGATAG